Part of the Sporichthyaceae bacterium genome, CGCCGGGGCACGCTGGCCGAACACGTGCACCGGCACGGGCCGCTGCCGCCCGCGGAGGCCGCACGGGTGGCCGTTCAACTCGCCGCCGCCCTGGCCGCGGCGCACCGGTTGGAGGTCGTGCACCGCGACGTGCACCCGGCCAACGTGCTGGTCTCCGACCACGGTGGAGCCCTGCTCGCCGGCTTCGGCTCGTCGGACGAGGAGCCCGCCGGAGAACTGGTCGCGCGCGACCCGGCCACGGTGCAATTCACCGCGCCCGAGGTGCTGGACGGGGATCCGGCCGGTCCGGCCGCCGATCTGTACGCCTGGGCGGCCACCGTGTATCACCTGCTGACCGGGCGGCCCCCGTTCCCGGCCCAGCCGGGCGAGGGCTTCACGACGATCTACATCCGCATCGTCAGCCAGCAGGCGCCCGCCCTGTCCGCCGACGTGCCCGCCGTGCTGCGTGATCTGGTCGCGGCCGGGCTGGCCAAGGACGCCGCCGATCGCCCGGCCGACGCGGCCGCAGTGGCCGAGGCGTTGGTGCGAGCCGGTGCGGGCGCGGGCGACCCGGCCGTGCTCACCCAGCACACAGAGACTCCCGATGAGCGCGGCCTGATCCATCTGTTGCCCCGCCCGCGGCGTCGCTGAGGACTGCGGTTCCGCCGTTGCGCCGTACGGGTGGTCGGTACGGATAGGACCGTACCGGGTCGTCGGCGGGCAATTGCCGCGGAATTCATCGCAACCGTTGTGTCCGGTTCGGCGGCGAATACCGACGTTTTGCCGTACACCCTGACGGACGCGCTCCCTCACGCCTTTCGATTTCGCCGGCTAACGTCACCAATGCGTTCGGGGGAAGTAATTCGATCGCCTCATTCGAGCAAATAGAGGCGTCGCATTTCTTGGTCAGGAACGCACGGCGGCACCGGGCCTTGCGTGATCAGGGGGACAGCTCAATGCAT contains:
- a CDS encoding protein kinase: RRGTLAEHVHRHGPLPPAEAARVAVQLAAALAAAHRLEVVHRDVHPANVLVSDHGGALLAGFGSSDEEPAGELVARDPATVQFTAPEVLDGDPAGPAADLYAWAATVYHLLTGRPPFPAQPGEGFTTIYIRIVSQQAPALSADVPAVLRDLVAAGLAKDAADRPADAAAVAEALVRAGAGAGDPAVLTQHTETPDERGLIHLLPRPRRR